One region of Alosa alosa isolate M-15738 ecotype Scorff River chromosome 1, AALO_Geno_1.1, whole genome shotgun sequence genomic DNA includes:
- the lrrtm1 gene encoding leucine-rich repeat transmembrane neuronal protein 1 translates to MLMDFLLIGLYLKWPLRKPPGLLLCSLGIFLKMVPLVEGSCPRLCRCDNKLIYCEGLNLTEIPRNLSSAVGLSLRENNISELREANFVGLSQLTWLYLDHNGIQLVEENAFERLRRIKELDLSTNRIESLANGTFKPLPNLRILDLSYNRLQELEPDLFHGLRKLTNLHLRYNALKFVPVRIFQDCRSMQFLDLGYNQLQSLARNSFAGLFKLTELHLEHNELVKINLAHFPRLISLRTLYMRNNKATIVVNTLDWTWHFLEKIDFAGNEIEYIEPHVFESVPNLKTLMLDANKLAYLDQRILDSWGSLDSIMLSGNEWECSRNVCALASWLSSFRGQRDSALLCSSPDIAQGEDILDAVYAFQLCEEGADSTTQTFTITRGDRAGPGYIYEGPTRSTYNLQETEGGGVVTGTFTVTPPAEDLDSTMQIQKVVTGTMALIFSFLIVVLMLYVSWKCFPAGVRQLRQCFTSQRRKQKQKQTMQQMATMSTPEYYVDYKPNHIEGALVIINEYGTCTCQQQPSRECEV, encoded by the coding sequence ATGCTAATGGATTTCCTTCTAATTGGTCTGTACCTAAAGTGGCCATTGAGGAAGCCCCCCGGGTTGCTACTGTGCTCGCTGGGTATTTTTCTGAAAATGGTTCCCTTGGTGGAGGGCTCTTGTCCGCGGCTGTGTCGCTGCGACAACAAACTCATCTACTGCGAGGGGCTTAACCTGACGGAGATCCCCCGCAACCTGAGCAGCGCTGTTGGCTTGTCCCTGCGGGAGAACAACATATCTGAGCTGCGGGAAGCCAACTTTGTCGGCCTGTCGCAGCTCACCTGGCTCTACCTGGATCACAACGGCATCCAGCTGGTCGAGGAGAATGCCTTCGAGCGGCTGCGTCGCATCAAGGAGCTGGACCTAAGCACCAACCGGATTGAGAGCCTGGCGAATGGCACGTTCAAACCTCTGCCCAACCTGCGCATCCTGGATTTATCCTACAACAGGCTGCAGGAGCTGGAGCCTGACCTTTTCCATGGCCTTAGGAAGCTAACCAATTTGCATCTGCGCTACAATGCCCTCAAGTTTGTCCCTGTGAGGATCTTCCAGGACTGCAGAAGCATGCAGTTCTTGGATCTGGGCTACAACCAGCTGCAGAGCCTGGCACGCAACTCGTTTGCCGGGCTGTTCAAACTGACTGAGCTGCATCTGGAGCACAATGAACTGGTGAAAATCAACCTGGCCCACTTTCCTCGACTCATCTCCCTGCGCACACTCTACATGCGCAACAACAAGGCCACCATTGTGGTCAACACTCTTGACTGGACCTGGCACTTCTTGGAGAAGATCGATTTCGCCGGCAACGAGATTGAGTACATTGAGCCGCACGTGTTCGAGAGCGTTCCCAACCTGAAAACACTCATGCTGGACGCCAACAAGCTCGCCTACTTGGACCAGCGGATCCTGGACTCGTGGGGCTCGCTGGACAGTATCATGCTCTCGGGGAACGAGTGGGAGTGCAGTCGCAACGTCTGCGCCCTGGCCTCCTGGCTCAGCAGCTTCCGGGGTCAGCGTGACAGCGCCTTGCTCTGCTCCAGCCCGGACATCGCCCAGGGCGAGGACATCCTGGACGCCGTCTACGCCTTCCAGCTCTGTGAGGAAGGCGCCGACAGCACCACCCAGACCTTCACCATCACCCGTGGCGACCGGGCCGGTCCGGGCTACATCTACGAAGGCCCGACCCGCAGCACGTACAACCTCCAGGAGACGGAGGGCGGTGGCGTGGTGACCGGCACCTTCACTGTCACCCCGCCGGCCGAGGACCTGGACAGCACCATGCAGATCCAGAAGGTGGTGACAGGCACCATGGCCCTGATCTTCTCATTCCTCATCGTGGTGCTCATGCTCTACGTCTCCTGGAAGTGTTTCCCGGCCGGCGTGAGGCAGCTCCGCCAGTGCTTCACCAGCCAGCGCCGcaagcagaagcagaagcagaccATGCAACAGATGGCCACCATGTCCACACCAGAGTACTACGTCGACTACAAGCCCAACCACATCGAGGGGGCCCTGGTCATCATCAACGAGTATGGCACCTGCACCTGCCAGCAGCAACCCTCGCGGGAGTGCGAGGTGTGA